CTGGTGAAAGGCGTCCCAGGACGGCGATCGCCGTCACGGCTGCGACTGCACAGCATCTTGCGCCAGTAACGCTCAGTGGCCGACACACCTTGGTCAGCGACCGGTTATTTCCAGTACCTCGGCGTCAGCGCCGGCCAGCTCGTGCACACGACCGGCGATGGCGGTTCGCGACCGCGTGCCCAGTTGATGCAGGCCTCCCGCAGGATCGTCCGGACCATATTCTCGATGCTGCGCATTTCGTTCAGCACCGGGGGCGGTGGACGAGAAGAGAACGCCAGAGCCGGCATTGCCAGCTCTTGACATGCACCGGCAGGCCTTCGGCGCGCAATCCGTCGTGAGGCCAGGCCGTCAGCGAGCACGCTTCCAGGTCGACGCGCTCCAGCGGGAGCCCGACTTTGGGCAGCGCGATGCGAGCAAGAAGATCAAAGGCAAGAAGCGGCATATTCTCGTCAATACCAAGGTCTCCTGATGCACGCCCTCGTTCATGCCGCCGACATCCAGGACTGCGATGGCGGCGTGATGGTGATGGCGAGCTGTTCGGACTCTATCCCTTCCTGTTCAAGCTCTACGCCGATGGCGGCTATTCAGGGGCCGGAGTTCCAAAAGGGGCTGAGGAAGACAGTCGCCAAGTCAATTTCGAAATCGCACCAGGGCGCTCGCCTTCCTCAAGCTGGCCTCCATTCGCCTCATGTTCGGAAGGCTTCGTGATAAATTATTAAGTCCCCGGACTGACTCTTAAAGGAGAGGCAAGTGTTTTTTGACTTCCATTGGATTACCGGAATCATGGTCGGCTTCGAAATTATTTACGATCCCGATTGTACGCTTGTTGTTGTAGACTTAGAAATCTTGCGTATGATGATTACCACGATGCGATAGTGTCTCCTTGCAAGCACTTTGGTGAATGCCACGCACGTCGATCCGGAGAGAAGAGAAATACTGGGGTGATATTCATCACCAAAGCGAATTAATTGAATGGGCATACGGGCGGGGTGCATTCTTATGCTGAGGAATCAGAAGCCCATGCCGGTTGGCACCGGCACCAGCAAGGAGGCACCCAATGACGACGAGAATATCGGCATTGATGCGCACGCGCCAATCCCTTTCCGACCTGATTGAAGGACGTCTTTCCACACCGGCTGGTCGCTCGGAGTTGATGAAGCTGCGACCCGTCTGATCGTGGAGGAACCACTTGGGGGGAATGGCGGGATGCAGTCGGGGGACTATTACGAACATGGCGCCGAGCCCGGCCAGGGTTACCGGAACGGCGTGCGCAGCGGACGCCTGAAGACGGCGGAAGGCTTTGTGGAATACTCGGCCCCGCAGGTGGCGGGCCGCGACGAGCCGTTTCGTTCCGAGATCCGCGAGCATCTGAAGGAACGCACGGAGGCGCTCGAGGATCTGGCGGCGGAACTGCTGGCACGCGGTCTTTCGGTGCGCGACATCGAGGACGTCTTCCACGACGAGACGGGGCGGCTGCTCCTATCGAACACCGCGGTCAGCGAGATCGGCGAGCGGCCATGGGCAGACTACCAGGAGTTCGCCACGTCGATCTTGGCCTAATCGGCCCGAAGCTTGTGGAACGTTGCCGGAACGGATTGACCGGTACGGCGTCGTCGCTTGAGAATTCACACTTGGAAGAGGGGGTGGATGTATGGGTTTGCGTTTTTCGCTCGAGGCGTTGACCGGGGCGTGGCGGAACCTCTCTTTTGCCGACGTCGACTTTGGGAACTCCAAGCCGGTCGGGTCGAGGCTTGGACTGGCGGTTCAACTGAAGTTCTTCGCCGCGTACGGACATTTCGACACCGCGGCGGCTGAGGCTCCCGACGAGGCGGTTTCGTATCTGGCCGAGTAGCTTGGCGTCAGCAAGGTAGATTTCTGCCAGTATGATTTTTCGGGGCGTTCAGGGCGGCGCCATTGCGCCGAGACTTTGCCATCTTGGTTTTCGCCGGATGAAGCGGCCGGATCGAGTCGCACTGGCTGTGTTGCAAAGTCTTCGGTAACCAGGCGCATGGCATGGCCTCTGGTGTTTCGCCGGAGAGTTCAGATGTTCAAGGGCCGCCATTTCGACCAGTCCGTCATTCTGCTTTGCGTTCGCTGGTATCTGGCCTACGGCTTGAGCCTTCGCGATTTGAAGGAAATGATGGCCGAGCGCGGCATCAGTATCGATCATTTGACGATCCACCGCTGGGTCGTTCACTTCTCGCCCTTGCTGCTGAAACGCTTCAATCGGCGCAGGCGTGCCGTCGGCGGAAGGTGGCATATCGACGAAACCTATATCAAGGTTCGCGGCCGCTGGATGTATCTCTATCGCGCCATCGACAGCGTCGGCGACACCGTCGAGTTCTGGTTCAGCGAGCATCGTGATCTGCCGGCGGCCAAACGCTTCCTGCGCAAGGCGTTGCAGCGTCACGGCCGCCCCGAGCGCATCGTCATCGACGGTAGCCAGACGAATCGCGAGGCGATCCTTTCCTGTGACGCGGAAAGCCGGCTGCGGGATTCGGTCGCGGCGGCAGCTCAAGCCGATCCGCATCCGAAAGAGCCAGTACCTCAACAACCGCATCGAGCAGGATCACCGGCGCGTCAAGTGTCGTGTGCGGCCTATGCTCGGTTTCAAATCATTCGCAAGCGCTATCGCCACGCTGGGCGGGATCGAGATGTTCCACATGATGCGAAAACGACAGGGGAGGTACGCCTTCCATCCAAATCCGCCCATCGCCCAGCAATTCGAATTCATCGCCGCCGCGTGAGGCTGGGGTCGTTCCCCGAATTTCTATTGCCAGACGACAATTTTGCAACGGAACCCAGTTATGATCAGGACGAAATTCATGACGCTGCGGGTCAAGCCGGAGGGCGGCAACCTGCCGGGTGGGAGGACGGCTCGTGGGCGTTGTCGTCACAGTCGGACCAACCTGCTCCATCGCCGCAAAGCCTCAATCCGACGGAGGTTTCCGCCAAGCCCGGCAATGTGGGAGCAGGATATCGGGGCAT
This is a stretch of genomic DNA from Mesorhizobium sp. L-2-11. It encodes these proteins:
- a CDS encoding IS6 family transposase (programmed frameshift), which produces MFKGRHFDQSVILLCVRWYLAYGLSLRDLKEMMAERGISIDHLTIHRWVVHFSPLLLKRFNRRRRAVGGRWHIDETYIKVRGRWMYLYRAIDSVGDTVEFWFSEHRDLPAAKRFLRKALQRHGRPERIVIDGSQTNREAILSCDAESRLRDSSRRQLKPIRIRKSQYLNNRIEQDHRRVKCRVRPMLGFKSFASAIATLGGIEMFHMMRKRQGRYAFHPNPPIAQQFEFIAAA